A region of Diospyros lotus cultivar Yz01 chromosome 3, ASM1463336v1, whole genome shotgun sequence DNA encodes the following proteins:
- the LOC127796578 gene encoding UDP-glucose iridoid glucosyltransferase-like, with product MMENPNPNPNPNQNQNQARRRLVCRSVVLVPCPFQGHVSPMLELGSVLHSKGFSITIAHCEEINPPNPSNHPDFAFLPFRLSGDDHQDIFSGGVEALFTSLNARSESPLKECLAHHLKMMPDQKEGRISCIVVYDALMYTGEAAATQLKLPSLILRTSDASALLAYGAMARLQAAGYSDNFPDSKLRDPVPQLHPLRFKDLPTSKHQTLESLVRMVSLVCIKRTSSAIIWNTLDWLEQPAMAKLQQQDQIPFFSVGPLFKLAVPRCPTNLMEEDAGCISWLDKQNPQSVLYISFGSLDFIDERELAEMATGLANSGQPFLWAIRPGSVLGSQWIEPLPPGFVEEIGERGRIVKWAPQREVLAHSAIGGFWSHCGWNSTLESISEGVPLMCSPRFGDQKVSARYISYVWKVGLELETEVMDRKEIERVIRRLMVDKEGKEIRERAAALKEKVELSIKAGGSSYNALNALTEFILSL from the exons atgatggAGAACCCGAACCCGAACCCGAACCCGAACCAGAACCAGAACCAGGCAAGACGAAGACTAGTTTGCAGGAGCGTGGTTCTAGTGCCATGTCCATTCCAAGGGCACGTAAGCCCCATGTTGGAACTGGGCAGCGTCCTTCACTCCAAGGGCTTCTCCATCACCATTGCCCACTGCGAGGAGATCAACCCTCCCAACCCTTCCAACCACCCTGATTTCGCCTTCCTCCCCTTCCGCTTAAGCGGTGATGATCATCAGGATATCTTCTCCGGTGGCGTTGAAGCTCTCTTTACAAGTCTTAACGCCAGATCTGAATCGCCGTTGAAAGAGTGCTTAGCTCATCACTTGAAGATGATGCCGGATCAGAAAGAGGGCCGAATCTCCTGCATCGTCGTCTACGACGCGCTCATGTACACTGGGGAGGCGGCAGCTACTCAACTGAAGCTTCCAAGCCTTATCTTAAGAACCAGTGATGCTTCTGCCTTGCTGGCTTATGGCGCCATGGCCAGGCTCCAAGCCGCCGGCTATTCTGATAACTTCCCAG ATTCAAAATTGCGTGATCCAGTCCCCCAACTTCATCCCCTAAGGTTCAAGGACCTACCCACCTCTAAACACCAAACTCTAGAATCTCTAGTGCGGATGGTTTCACTTGTTTGCATCAAAAGAACATCTTCAGCAATTATCTGGAACACCCTAGACTGGCTTGAGCAGCCAGCAATGGCAAAACTCCAGCAACAGGATCAAATCCCCTTCTTCTCAGTCGGCCCTTTGTTCAAACTCGCCGTACCTCGCTGCCCCACCAACTTAATGGAAGAGGACGCTGGCTGCATCAGTTGGCTTGACAAGCAAAACCCTCAATCTGTTCTTTACATAAGCTTTGGAAGCCTAGATTTCATAGATGAGAGAGAGCTGGCTGAGATGGCCACCGGCCTGGCTAACAGTGGGCAGCCATTCTTGTGGGCGATTAGACCGGGCTCTGTCCTTGGCTCCCAGTGGATTGAGCCGCTGCCTCCAGGTTTTGTAGAAGAAATAGGGGAAAGAGGGCGCATTGTGAAGTGGGCACCCCAAAGGGAAGTGTTGGCTCACAGCGCCATTGGCGGGTTTTGGAGCCACTGCGGCTGGAACTCAACCCTCGAGAGCATTTCTGAAGGGGTTCCGTTGATGTGCAGCCCCCGGTTCGGCGATCAGAAAGTGAGTGCAAGGTACATAAGCTATGTGTGGAAGGTGGGCTTGGAGTTGGAGACGGAAGTAATGGAtaggaaagagatagagagagtgaTAAGAAGACTCATGGTTGATAAGGAAGGGAAAGAGATCAGGGAAAGGGCTGCTGCTTTGAAGGAGAAGGTTGAGCTCAGCATCAAGGCGGGTGGTTCCTCGTACAACGCCTTGAATGCATTAACAGAATTTATCTTATCATTGTGA